The window CGGCGGCACCAGCACGCCGCCTGCGCCCATGATCGGCTCGCCGATGAAGGCACCGACATTCTCCGCGCCCAGCGCCAGGATCATGTTCTCGACCGAACGCGCCGCCTGGATGCCGAACTCCTCGGGGTCCATGTCGCCGCCGAAGCGATACCAGTGCGGACAGTCGGCGTGCACGAAACCCTGCAGCGGCAGGTCGTAATGCGGGTGCATGGAGCTCAGACCGCACAGGCTCGCGGCCACCATGGTCGCACCATGATAGGCGTTCTTGCGGCTGATGATCGTCTTCTTGGTTTTCTCGCCCCGGGTGTTCCAGTACCAGCGCACGAGCTTGCAGATCGTGTCGTTGGCGTCCGACCCGGTGTTGCCGAAAAAGACCTGGTTGAGCCCGTCGGGCGTCACGTCGGCCAGCTTGGCGGCGAGCTCCGTGGTGGGCTGCGTCGTCGTGTGGAAGAAGGTGTTGTAGTAGGGAAGCTCAAGCATCTGCTTGTAGGCCACCTCGGCCAGTTCCTTGCGGCCGTAGCCGATGTTGACGCACCACAGGCCTGCCATGCCGTCAAGCACGCGGTGGCCCTCGGTGGTCCACATGTGGACGCCCTCGGCACGTTCGATGACGCGGACGCCCTTGCCGTTGAGCTCCTTGGCGTCGGTGAAGGGATGCAGATGATGCTGGCGGTCCATGTCCTGCAGGACCGCGGTCAGGTTCGAGACCATGATGGGGCTCTCCGAAGATAGAGTGTGTCGTGATATGTGAGTGCCGCTCGAACGGCTGGCGGCCCGCCTCCGGAAACGGGTCGCGGCCTAAGGGTCGAAGTCGATCCGGGCGCATTGCACAAGGAGTTCCTTGTGGCGCGACAGATCGGTGACGTCATGCAGGCGCGGTGTCATGCGCCGGAGTTTACAGCAGACGGGCAGGACGAATCGAGAGGGTGCTGACAGCCGCGGTGAACCGGTCAGACGTGTTCCTTCGGGCCCACCAGATGCCGAACTTCGAGCGGGTTCTCACCGCGATGGAAGGCCCGGGCCGCTTCCTGGAGCGTGCGGTCGGCTTCGGTGACACGTTCTTGCTG is drawn from Rhodospirillales bacterium and contains these coding sequences:
- a CDS encoding aminotransferase class III-fold pyridoxal phosphate-dependent enzyme, with protein sequence MVSNLTAVLQDMDRQHHLHPFTDAKELNGKGVRVIERAEGVHMWTTEGHRVLDGMAGLWCVNIGYGRKELAEVAYKQMLELPYYNTFFHTTTQPTTELAAKLADVTPDGLNQVFFGNTGSDANDTICKLVRWYWNTRGEKTKKTIISRKNAYHGATMVAASLCGLSSMHPHYDLPLQGFVHADCPHWYRFGGDMDPEEFGIQAARSVENMILALGAENVGAFIGEPIMGAGGVLVPPESYWPEVQRICREHNVLLIADEVICGFGRTGTWFASEQFKIDPDFMTIAKGLSSGYQPISGLMVHDRVADVLEEMGGDSQTGFTYSGHPVAAAVALENINILQRERIVEHAGSDIGPYFQERLHALADHPLVGEVRGRGMMAAVEVVGDKATRQGFDTDKRAGYVVREEAWQRGLLVRATGDSMVMSPPLIMTRGDVDEMIDALTAALDAAEPKLRG